A genomic region of Papaver somniferum cultivar HN1 chromosome 7, ASM357369v1, whole genome shotgun sequence contains the following coding sequences:
- the LOC113297609 gene encoding uncharacterized protein LOC113297609, producing MAKLFSVILGVLLLFIVSISASTNQENTRVSTFSELASVITSDISCADGDEYSETTIISSDCNDCTNWCKEECADLGGSVVDSKCSIGESKFARRCKCCCRESPPPCPANTCPKEMSVVLKPGQKACKYILSSSLSSSAVK from the exons ATGGCCAAGCTTTTCTCTGTGATTCTAGGAGTTCTCTTGCTGTTCATTGTGTCCATCTCTGCCTCTACTAATCAGGAAAATACTCGTGTCTCTACTTTTTCTG AGTTGGCATCAGTCATAACATCTGACATTTCTTGCGCCGACGGCGACGAATATTCGGAGACTACGATTATTTCATCAGATTGCAACGATTGTACGAATTGGTGTAAAGAAGAATGTGCAGATTTAGGAGGTTCCGTGGTTGACAGCAAGTGCTCAATAGGTGAATCTAAATTTGCAAGGCGTTGCAAGTGTTGCTGTCGGGAAAGCCCACCTCCATGCCCTGCCAACACTTGTCCTAAAGAGATGAGTGTGGTGTTAAAACCAGGACAGAAGGCATGCAAATACATACTGTCGTCATCATTGTCTTCATCAGCAGTTAAGTAA